The Arachis hypogaea cultivar Tifrunner chromosome 14, arahy.Tifrunner.gnm2.J5K5, whole genome shotgun sequence genome has a segment encoding these proteins:
- the LOC112798167 gene encoding uncharacterized protein isoform X2: MVFPSLPIYLDPPNWSQQGNQQLGIGSQNLPVPPILQPPPPTTAVVVGGGGYQGSIRPGSMADRARLAKIHQPDVSLKCPRCESTNTKFCYYNNYSLSQPRHFCKTCRRYWTRGGALRNVPVGGGCRRNKRSKGTTNSNTNRSRSPLKPDHHHHHLNLHGGAVGGSSSASGNSSSSGRNNSNSNNNNNDLNVMNHMQTPPPTHHHHHQFPFLPTTTLHHYSSDHASSLLFGPNPPPSSLLVRNGGNTGSDGEFQIGANNNNNGGSVLQQWRLPSLQQFPNFLSNLEPPQPQPQPPQIGLFHQFDQENGEYVRDHHGGRFRCSSNSNINKTMADDSGVVVVGGMIPHHQVNNNSVKMEENNNSKNNNQGGLSLFSKNNVLGSNDLFWSSSNGGSGNVNAWNEAPSFASPTNQLL, from the exons ATGGTCTTCCCTTCTCTTCCAATCTATCTTGATCCACCCAACTGGTCACAACAG GGTAATCAGCAATTAGGAATTGGCTCTCAAAATCTTCCAGTTCCGCCAATTTTACAGCCACCACCTCCAACGACTGCAGTAGTCGTTGGAGGTGGTGGCTACCAGGGCTCTATTCGTCCAGGATCAATGGCGGATAGAGCCAGGCTGGCAAAGATACATCAACCAGATGTATCACTCAAGTGTCCGAGGTGCGAATCCACGAACACCAAGTTCTGTTACTACAACAACTACAGCCTCTCGCAGCCTCGCCACTTCTGCAAGACTTGCCGCCGGTACTGGACGAGAGGCGGCGCACTGAGGAATGTTCCGGTTGGCGGCGGATGcagaaggaacaagagaagcaaagGAACAACAAACTCCAACACCAACAGATCTAGGTCTCCTTTGAAAcctgatcatcatcatcatcatcttaatCTGCATGGTGGTGCAGTTGGAGGTTCTAGCTCCGCAAGTGGCAACTCTTCTTCCAGTGGCCGCAATAATagtaacagcaacaacaacaacaatgatctgaatgtgatgaatcaTATGCAAACTCCACCACCaacccatcatcatcatcatcaatttcCGTTCTTGCCAACAACAACTTTGCATCACTATAGTAGTGATCATGCATCATCACTTCTTTTTGGCCCAAACCCTCCTCCATCTTCTTTGTTGGTTAGAAATGGTGGCAACACAGGTAGTGATGGCGAGTTTCAAATTGGagctaataacaataacaatggtGGTTCTGTGTTACAGCAATGGAGGCTACCAAGTTTGCAACAGTTTCCTAATTTCTTGAGTAATTTGGAACCGCCACAACCACAACCGCAACCGCCACAAATCGGTTTGTTTCATCAATTTGATCAAGAAAATGGTGAATATGTGAGGGACCATCATGGAGGTAGGTTTCGTTGTTCTAGTAATAGTAACATTAATAAGACAATGGCTGATGATTCTGGTGTTGTCGTTGTTGGTGGAATGATACCTCATCATCAGGTTAACAATAATTCGGTGAAAATGGAAgagaataataatagtaaaaataataatcaagGAGGGTTGAGTTTATTTTCTAAGAATAATGTTTTGGGTAGCAATGATCTATTTTGGAGTAGTAGTAATGGTGGAAGTGGCAATGTTAATGCATGGAATGAAGCTCCTAGTTTCGCTTCCCCGACAAATCAGTTATTGTGA
- the LOC112798167 gene encoding uncharacterized protein isoform X1 has translation MVFPSLPIYLDPPNWSQQQGNQQLGIGSQNLPVPPILQPPPPTTAVVVGGGGYQGSIRPGSMADRARLAKIHQPDVSLKCPRCESTNTKFCYYNNYSLSQPRHFCKTCRRYWTRGGALRNVPVGGGCRRNKRSKGTTNSNTNRSRSPLKPDHHHHHLNLHGGAVGGSSSASGNSSSSGRNNSNSNNNNNDLNVMNHMQTPPPTHHHHHQFPFLPTTTLHHYSSDHASSLLFGPNPPPSSLLVRNGGNTGSDGEFQIGANNNNNGGSVLQQWRLPSLQQFPNFLSNLEPPQPQPQPPQIGLFHQFDQENGEYVRDHHGGRFRCSSNSNINKTMADDSGVVVVGGMIPHHQVNNNSVKMEENNNSKNNNQGGLSLFSKNNVLGSNDLFWSSSNGGSGNVNAWNEAPSFASPTNQLL, from the exons ATGGTCTTCCCTTCTCTTCCAATCTATCTTGATCCACCCAACTGGTCACAACAG cAGGGTAATCAGCAATTAGGAATTGGCTCTCAAAATCTTCCAGTTCCGCCAATTTTACAGCCACCACCTCCAACGACTGCAGTAGTCGTTGGAGGTGGTGGCTACCAGGGCTCTATTCGTCCAGGATCAATGGCGGATAGAGCCAGGCTGGCAAAGATACATCAACCAGATGTATCACTCAAGTGTCCGAGGTGCGAATCCACGAACACCAAGTTCTGTTACTACAACAACTACAGCCTCTCGCAGCCTCGCCACTTCTGCAAGACTTGCCGCCGGTACTGGACGAGAGGCGGCGCACTGAGGAATGTTCCGGTTGGCGGCGGATGcagaaggaacaagagaagcaaagGAACAACAAACTCCAACACCAACAGATCTAGGTCTCCTTTGAAAcctgatcatcatcatcatcatcttaatCTGCATGGTGGTGCAGTTGGAGGTTCTAGCTCCGCAAGTGGCAACTCTTCTTCCAGTGGCCGCAATAATagtaacagcaacaacaacaacaatgatctgaatgtgatgaatcaTATGCAAACTCCACCACCaacccatcatcatcatcatcaatttcCGTTCTTGCCAACAACAACTTTGCATCACTATAGTAGTGATCATGCATCATCACTTCTTTTTGGCCCAAACCCTCCTCCATCTTCTTTGTTGGTTAGAAATGGTGGCAACACAGGTAGTGATGGCGAGTTTCAAATTGGagctaataacaataacaatggtGGTTCTGTGTTACAGCAATGGAGGCTACCAAGTTTGCAACAGTTTCCTAATTTCTTGAGTAATTTGGAACCGCCACAACCACAACCGCAACCGCCACAAATCGGTTTGTTTCATCAATTTGATCAAGAAAATGGTGAATATGTGAGGGACCATCATGGAGGTAGGTTTCGTTGTTCTAGTAATAGTAACATTAATAAGACAATGGCTGATGATTCTGGTGTTGTCGTTGTTGGTGGAATGATACCTCATCATCAGGTTAACAATAATTCGGTGAAAATGGAAgagaataataatagtaaaaataataatcaagGAGGGTTGAGTTTATTTTCTAAGAATAATGTTTTGGGTAGCAATGATCTATTTTGGAGTAGTAGTAATGGTGGAAGTGGCAATGTTAATGCATGGAATGAAGCTCCTAGTTTCGCTTCCCCGACAAATCAGTTATTGTGA